From a region of the Paraburkholderia caribensis genome:
- a CDS encoding LysR family transcriptional regulator, giving the protein MDRLAAIEIFIRVVDTGSFSAAARHFDIGQPAASKAVAQLEEWLGVKLLLRSTRALTPTEAGQNFYQRARRAVEEADEAVLAARGTAAGLTGKLRVSAAVCFARLHIVPRLPVFLEQHPDLDLELVLDDRNIDLVEEGIDLALRMGELADSNMTARRIAIARRRVLATPAYLERHGMPQAPADLHAHRAVVYTRDVGGGEEWTFRRDTAELPVRLQGRVRISATEGLRAAVFADMGLAVASEWAFWPELQSGAVVSVMDDWTLPAIPLSAVYPTGRQASSKARQFTAFVEECLAPEFAPERLFQGGTGR; this is encoded by the coding sequence ATGGACCGCCTTGCGGCGATCGAAATTTTTATCCGCGTCGTCGATACAGGTTCGTTTTCGGCTGCGGCGCGACACTTCGATATTGGGCAGCCGGCCGCGTCGAAAGCCGTCGCGCAGCTCGAAGAATGGCTCGGCGTCAAACTGCTGCTGCGCTCGACGCGCGCGCTCACGCCGACGGAGGCCGGCCAGAACTTCTATCAGCGCGCGAGACGGGCAGTCGAGGAAGCGGACGAGGCCGTGCTGGCGGCGCGCGGCACGGCAGCGGGACTGACGGGCAAGCTGAGGGTGTCGGCCGCCGTGTGCTTCGCGCGGCTGCACATCGTGCCGCGCTTGCCGGTCTTTCTCGAACAGCATCCGGACCTCGATCTCGAACTGGTGCTCGACGATCGCAACATCGACCTCGTTGAAGAGGGCATCGACCTCGCCTTGCGCATGGGCGAACTGGCGGACTCGAACATGACGGCGCGCCGGATTGCTATCGCGCGCCGGCGCGTGCTCGCGACGCCCGCCTATCTGGAACGGCACGGCATGCCGCAAGCGCCCGCCGATCTGCACGCGCATCGCGCGGTCGTCTATACACGCGATGTCGGTGGCGGAGAGGAGTGGACGTTTCGCAGGGATACGGCGGAGTTGCCCGTGCGGCTGCAGGGCCGCGTAAGGATCTCCGCGACCGAGGGCCTTCGCGCGGCCGTCTTTGCGGATATGGGCCTTGCCGTCGCGTCGGAATGGGCCTTTTGGCCTGAACTGCAATCGGGCGCTGTCGTCTCGGTGATGGATGACTGGACGCTGCCGGCCATCCCGTTGTCCGCCGTTTATCCGACGGGACGGCAGGCTAGCAGCAAGGCACGTCAGTTCACTGCGTTCGTCGAGGAGTGCCTTGCGCCCGAGTTCGCGCCGGAACGCTTATTCCAGGGTGGGACAGGTCGCTGA
- a CDS encoding LysR family transcriptional regulator: MELRHLRYFVAVAETGSLTVAAEQRLFTSQPSLSRQIRDLEDEVKAELFSRSARGVELTASGKAFLDHARLALAQVDAAIEAARRASRPAKQVFALGFLTGQEMTWLPRAMQVLRDELPNIDVTVSSGYSPDLADAVARGKLDLAFVRKEPGLDLDYRVVYREKLVVLMPSDHRLTAKQAVHASDLQGETFIMASNKARVLHDVVAQYLQDNGLDPEPEHGVDNLAMAMSLVASTRGISLMPEYANNLLPWSVVSRPLAGEAPTVDLAIGYSRSNASPVLKLFLSRADELVEGR, encoded by the coding sequence ATGGAGTTACGCCATCTGCGCTATTTCGTTGCCGTAGCGGAAACGGGCAGCCTCACGGTCGCCGCGGAGCAGCGGCTGTTTACATCGCAGCCGTCGCTCAGCAGGCAGATCCGCGATCTCGAGGACGAAGTGAAGGCAGAGCTGTTCAGCCGAAGCGCGCGCGGCGTCGAGTTGACCGCGTCGGGCAAGGCGTTTCTCGACCATGCACGGCTTGCGCTCGCGCAGGTCGACGCCGCCATCGAAGCCGCGCGTCGCGCGTCGCGTCCCGCCAAACAGGTATTCGCACTCGGTTTCCTGACGGGACAGGAAATGACCTGGCTGCCGCGTGCCATGCAGGTGTTGCGCGACGAGTTGCCGAACATCGACGTGACGGTGTCGAGTGGCTACTCGCCCGATCTCGCGGACGCCGTAGCGCGCGGCAAGCTCGATCTCGCGTTCGTGCGCAAGGAGCCGGGGCTCGATCTCGATTACCGTGTCGTCTATCGCGAGAAGCTCGTCGTGCTGATGCCGAGCGACCATCGGCTGACGGCGAAGCAGGCGGTGCATGCGTCCGATCTGCAAGGCGAGACCTTCATCATGGCGTCGAACAAGGCGCGCGTGCTGCACGACGTGGTCGCGCAATATCTGCAGGACAATGGGCTCGACCCGGAGCCGGAGCATGGCGTCGATAACCTTGCGATGGCGATGTCGCTGGTTGCATCGACGCGCGGGATTTCGTTGATGCCCGAATACGCGAACAATCTGCTGCCGTGGTCGGTGGTCAGTCGTCCGCTGGCAGGCGAGGCGCCAACCGTCGATCTCGCGATCGGCTACAGCCGATCCAATGCGTCGCCCGTGCTGAAGCTGTTTTTATCGAGGGCGGATGAACTGGTGGAGGGTCGCTGA
- a CDS encoding SDR family NAD(P)-dependent oxidoreductase, protein MTDLTGKTALVTGASRGIGRAIALALGRAGAQVLVHYSSNEAAADATVDGIVAAGGHAQKIAADLRTADGPRMLAQRVRAIIGGRLDVLVANAGIAKAASIEGTTVEDFDELFAVNVRAPFFLVQQLLPVLCKGSSVVLLSSLAARASVGELAAYAATKGAVDTLVRHFASALGERGVRVNAIAPGVVATDMSSFATTDAGRDYTLSLQALKRVAQPDDIAGAVTFLASDKANWITGDTLRVDGGSKL, encoded by the coding sequence ATGACCGACCTCACTGGAAAAACCGCGCTCGTCACGGGCGCATCCCGCGGCATTGGCCGCGCCATTGCGCTTGCGCTCGGCCGCGCCGGCGCGCAGGTGCTCGTGCATTACAGCAGCAATGAAGCAGCCGCCGACGCGACCGTCGATGGGATCGTCGCGGCCGGCGGCCACGCGCAGAAAATCGCCGCCGACCTGCGCACGGCCGACGGTCCCCGCATGCTCGCCCAGCGCGTGCGCGCCATCATCGGCGGACGGCTCGACGTGCTCGTCGCGAACGCGGGCATCGCCAAGGCTGCAAGCATCGAAGGCACGACGGTCGAAGACTTCGACGAACTCTTTGCCGTCAACGTGCGCGCGCCGTTCTTCCTCGTCCAGCAACTCCTGCCAGTGCTGTGCAAAGGCAGCAGCGTCGTACTGCTGTCGTCGCTGGCGGCGCGCGCATCGGTTGGCGAGCTGGCCGCCTATGCGGCCACCAAGGGTGCCGTCGATACGCTCGTGCGGCATTTCGCATCGGCGCTCGGCGAGCGCGGCGTGCGCGTGAATGCGATCGCGCCCGGCGTCGTCGCAACCGACATGTCGAGCTTCGCGACCACCGATGCAGGCCGCGACTACACGCTGAGCCTGCAGGCCCTGAAGCGCGTCGCGCAACCCGATGACATCGCCGGCGCGGTGACGTTCCTTGCTTCCGACAAGGCGAACTGGATCACGGGCGACACGCTGCGCGTCGACGGCGGATCGAAGCTCTGA
- a CDS encoding alkene reductase gives MTGSNLKLFSSTNVGPISLSHRIVHAPMTRLRSDSDDSPSAMMVEYYRQRASQGGLLITESAHPSYDSRGYLGAPGIYTDEHVEAWKRITDAVHANGARIFMQIAHDGRQSHVDLSWGNAPVAPSVVPYETTVFTQNGWVPNSPHRALETSEIPAIVESFRRAAERAKAAGFDGVELHNANGYLADTFLQDGTNRRTDAYGGTLEKRTRFPLELVDAFASVWGANRVGVRVSPSGRWGAISDSNPEATFGYFAERLNAYGLAYLHVIEPRVMGTETLVEGQAPVASSFLRKVFDGPIIAAGGFDRAGAEQILQRGDADLVAFGRWFSSNPDLPERLRRDLPLAPYQRDAFWGGDERAYTDFPAYDDTTAEASSDETA, from the coding sequence ATGACCGGCTCGAATCTCAAACTGTTCTCGTCGACAAACGTAGGCCCGATATCACTGTCACACCGCATCGTGCATGCGCCGATGACGCGTCTGCGTTCCGACTCCGACGACAGCCCTAGCGCGATGATGGTCGAGTACTACCGGCAGCGCGCATCGCAAGGCGGCCTGCTGATCACGGAAAGCGCACATCCCTCCTATGACAGCCGCGGCTATCTCGGCGCACCCGGCATCTATACCGACGAACATGTCGAAGCCTGGAAGCGGATCACCGACGCCGTTCACGCGAATGGCGCGCGCATCTTCATGCAGATCGCGCACGACGGGCGCCAGTCGCACGTCGATCTGAGCTGGGGTAATGCGCCCGTTGCGCCGTCCGTCGTGCCGTACGAAACGACCGTGTTCACGCAGAACGGCTGGGTGCCCAACTCGCCGCATCGCGCGCTCGAAACCAGCGAGATTCCCGCCATCGTCGAATCGTTCAGACGTGCGGCAGAGCGCGCGAAAGCCGCCGGTTTCGACGGCGTCGAATTGCACAACGCGAACGGCTACCTCGCGGACACGTTCCTTCAGGACGGCACCAACAGACGCACGGACGCCTATGGCGGCACGCTTGAAAAACGCACGCGCTTCCCGCTCGAACTCGTCGATGCATTCGCCTCCGTGTGGGGCGCGAACCGCGTCGGCGTGCGCGTGTCGCCGAGCGGCCGTTGGGGCGCAATCTCCGACAGCAACCCCGAGGCGACCTTCGGATACTTCGCCGAACGGCTCAATGCGTATGGCCTCGCCTATCTGCATGTGATCGAGCCGCGTGTGATGGGCACGGAAACGCTCGTCGAAGGTCAGGCGCCCGTCGCGTCGTCGTTCCTTCGCAAGGTATTCGACGGCCCGATCATCGCGGCGGGCGGCTTCGACCGCGCAGGCGCCGAGCAGATCCTGCAACGCGGCGACGCCGATCTCGTCGCGTTCGGCCGCTGGTTCTCGTCGAATCCCGACTTGCCCGAACGCCTGCGGCGCGACTTGCCGCTTGCGCCCTACCAGCGCGACGCGTTCTGGGGCGGCGACGAACGCGCGTACACCGACTTTCCCGCCTACGACGACACCACCGCCGAAGCATCGAGCGATGAAACCGCCTGA
- a CDS encoding DUF427 domain-containing protein, which produces MSSNNTPNPRTVKIPGPDHPIEIERNPSRVVVTVAGRVVADTRDALTLREAHYAPVFYIPRKDVDIALLERTEHSTYCPYKGDAAYFSIPSGGERAVNAIWTYESPYPAVESIREHLAFYSDRVDSIEERE; this is translated from the coding sequence ATGTCCAGCAACAACACGCCGAACCCAAGAACCGTGAAGATTCCCGGTCCCGATCACCCCATTGAAATCGAACGCAATCCTTCGCGCGTCGTCGTCACGGTCGCGGGCCGCGTCGTCGCAGACACGCGCGACGCGCTGACGCTGCGCGAGGCTCACTATGCGCCTGTGTTTTACATCCCGAGAAAGGATGTCGACATCGCCCTGCTCGAACGCACTGAGCATTCGACCTACTGCCCATATAAGGGCGACGCCGCGTACTTCTCGATCCCCTCGGGCGGCGAGCGCGCGGTCAACGCGATCTGGACTTACGAGTCGCCATATCCCGCTGTCGAATCGATCCGCGAGCACCTTGCGTTCTACAGCGACCGTGTCGATTCGATCGAAGAACGTGAATAA
- a CDS encoding SDR family NAD(P)-dependent oxidoreductase: MNEQTVVLVTGALSGIGRATALAFAHAKARIVISGRRADEGQALAGTLRSLGAEAEFIVADVRVEDHMQALVERTVARFGKLDIAVNAAGTEGESAPVVDQTVERYSAVFDANVLGTLLAMKHELRAMSAQRSGSIVNVSSTMGARGAAGASLYVASKHAVEGLTKSAALEAAAFGVRVNAVAPGPVQTPMLDRLTQTSERKAAFLDTVPLKRAGTPDEIAEAIVYVASAGFMTGEVLRVNGGRTAS, from the coding sequence ATGAACGAGCAAACCGTCGTACTCGTGACAGGCGCGTTGAGCGGTATCGGACGCGCGACCGCCCTCGCCTTCGCACACGCGAAGGCACGCATCGTGATCTCCGGGCGGCGCGCGGACGAGGGCCAGGCGCTCGCCGGAACGCTCCGTTCGTTGGGCGCAGAAGCGGAATTCATCGTCGCCGATGTACGCGTGGAAGACCACATGCAGGCGCTCGTCGAGCGCACGGTCGCGCGCTTCGGAAAACTCGATATTGCCGTGAACGCGGCAGGCACGGAAGGTGAATCCGCGCCCGTTGTCGACCAGACCGTCGAGCGCTATAGCGCCGTTTTCGATGCGAACGTGCTCGGCACCCTGCTAGCGATGAAGCACGAGTTGCGCGCCATGTCGGCCCAACGCAGCGGCAGCATCGTCAACGTGTCATCCACAATGGGCGCGCGCGGTGCGGCGGGCGCATCGCTTTATGTCGCGAGCAAGCACGCCGTCGAAGGCCTGACGAAGTCGGCGGCTCTCGAGGCCGCTGCGTTTGGCGTGCGCGTCAACGCCGTCGCGCCGGGGCCCGTGCAAACGCCAATGCTCGACCGTCTCACGCAGACATCCGAGCGCAAAGCCGCCTTTCTCGACACCGTGCCGCTCAAGCGCGCTGGCACCCCGGATGAAATAGCCGAGGCGATCGTGTATGTGGCATCGGCCGGATTCATGACGGGCGAGGTCTTGCGCGTGAACGGCGGCCGGACCGCGTCCTGA
- a CDS encoding SDR family NAD(P)-dependent oxidoreductase gives MNKLTGKTALVTGASRGIGRATAIALAQAGARVLVHYSSAEQAADAVVEAIRTAGGQADKVAADLRDAHGPHELARRVRSLTGERLDILVANAGISKAAPIEETTVEDFDDLFAVNVRAPFFLVQQLLPVLGEGSSIVLLSSLAARASVNNLSAYASTKGAVDTLVRHFASALGERGIRVNAIAPGVVETDMSNFARTDAGRDFTLGMQALKRVAQPGDIAGAAVFLASDDARWITGDTLRVDGGSKL, from the coding sequence ATGAACAAGTTGACAGGCAAGACCGCGCTCGTGACAGGCGCATCCCGCGGCATCGGCCGCGCCACGGCCATCGCGCTCGCACAAGCCGGCGCGCGCGTGCTGGTCCACTACAGCAGCGCAGAGCAGGCCGCCGACGCCGTCGTCGAAGCGATCCGCACGGCAGGCGGACAGGCCGACAAGGTCGCCGCCGATCTGCGCGACGCGCACGGGCCGCACGAACTCGCCAGGCGCGTGCGGTCGCTGACGGGCGAGCGCCTCGACATCCTCGTCGCGAATGCAGGCATTTCGAAGGCTGCGCCGATCGAGGAAACGACCGTCGAAGATTTCGACGACCTGTTCGCCGTCAACGTGCGCGCACCGTTCTTCCTCGTGCAGCAGTTGCTGCCCGTGCTGGGTGAAGGCAGCAGCATCGTGTTGCTGTCTTCGCTCGCGGCACGCGCTTCCGTCAATAACCTGTCCGCGTACGCGTCGACCAAAGGCGCCGTCGACACGCTCGTGCGTCACTTCGCGTCCGCGCTCGGCGAACGCGGCATTCGCGTCAACGCGATCGCGCCGGGTGTCGTCGAAACGGACATGTCGAACTTCGCGAGAACGGACGCCGGCCGCGACTTCACGCTGGGCATGCAGGCGCTCAAACGCGTCGCGCAGCCGGGCGATATCGCGGGCGCCGCTGTGTTCCTCGCCTCCGACGACGCGCGCTGGATCACAGGCGACACGTTGCGTGTCGACGGCGGATCGAAGCTCTGA
- a CDS encoding glutathione S-transferase family protein: MNTELTLYESKASPNARRVRIFLAEKGIEIPAKAVDLGAKEQFSAAYAAINPRLQVPALVLQDGTTIGEVPAIWRYIEEAYPAKPALLGTTPQQKALIAMWERRAELDGFAAVMEGVRNAVAGLKGRALSGPHAYEQIPEIVERSQLRVANFFADFNDRLKQVPFVAGDEFSAADITTLVTIDFAAGGMKMNVPAEFDALQAWYGKVSTRPSSKA, from the coding sequence ATGAATACCGAACTCACGCTTTACGAATCAAAGGCTTCTCCGAACGCTCGCCGCGTTCGCATTTTTCTTGCCGAGAAAGGCATCGAGATCCCGGCTAAAGCGGTGGATCTTGGCGCGAAAGAGCAATTCTCCGCTGCTTATGCCGCGATCAATCCTCGTCTTCAGGTTCCCGCGCTCGTTCTGCAAGACGGTACGACGATTGGTGAAGTCCCTGCAATCTGGCGTTACATCGAAGAAGCGTATCCGGCGAAGCCCGCTCTGCTGGGCACGACACCACAACAGAAAGCGCTGATTGCAATGTGGGAACGACGCGCCGAACTCGACGGATTCGCGGCAGTGATGGAAGGCGTGCGCAACGCCGTGGCCGGCTTGAAAGGCCGTGCGTTGTCCGGTCCGCATGCTTACGAGCAGATTCCCGAGATCGTCGAACGCAGCCAGTTGCGTGTGGCCAACTTCTTTGCCGACTTCAACGATCGTCTCAAGCAAGTGCCGTTCGTCGCAGGTGATGAATTCTCGGCGGCCGACATCACGACGCTGGTGACGATCGACTTTGCGGCAGGCGGTATGAAGATGAACGTTCCAGCAGAATTCGACGCGCTGCAGGCGTGGTACGGCAAGGTGTCGACGCGTCCTTCCTCGAAGGCGTAA
- a CDS encoding CBS domain-containing protein produces the protein MKVEDLMTKRVVTIGFDDTLQTVKDIFEQSGFHHLLVVEDRELQGVVSDRDLLRALSPFIDSVVETQRDTATLNRRVHHIMSRKPITLRPDAEVSEAIQLFLSHPVSCIPIVDGGSRPVGIVSWRDVLKVCSEMLKPPLDEGGAGPEARG, from the coding sequence ATGAAAGTAGAAGATCTGATGACGAAGCGCGTCGTAACGATCGGTTTCGACGACACGCTCCAAACCGTCAAGGACATATTCGAGCAATCCGGGTTTCATCATCTGCTCGTCGTTGAGGATCGGGAACTGCAAGGCGTCGTATCCGACCGCGATCTGTTGCGCGCCTTGAGTCCGTTTATCGATAGCGTGGTCGAGACTCAGCGCGATACCGCCACGCTGAACCGGCGCGTGCATCACATCATGAGCCGCAAGCCCATTACGCTGCGGCCGGACGCCGAGGTGAGCGAGGCCATCCAGTTGTTTCTGTCGCATCCTGTCTCTTGTATTCCGATTGTCGACGGCGGGTCGAGGCCGGTGGGAATCGTCAGCTGGCGCGATGTGCTGAAGGTCTGTTCGGAGATGCTGAAGCCGCCGCTGGATGAAGGCGGCGCCGGGCCCGAAGCGCGCGGCTAG
- a CDS encoding acyl-CoA thioesterase — MLTREAIPQVLSRTSELLSADNLEGAPQKTFHHVIDIYLKDSNAFMNTYFARYFEWQGVCRERWFHECIHNNLLAAGGTFVTKRAHQEYVQETFPFQRVDCYLNTFQVRQCSAYLLFRFCVDGRPVSHGYQQILFAGMDKRIRRFPEGIIERVKEYEVILPSVTN, encoded by the coding sequence ATGTTGACTCGCGAAGCCATCCCTCAAGTTCTGTCGCGTACTTCCGAACTGTTGTCGGCCGATAACCTCGAGGGGGCCCCCCAGAAAACCTTTCACCATGTCATCGACATCTACCTCAAGGATTCCAATGCCTTCATGAATACGTATTTCGCCCGTTACTTCGAGTGGCAGGGCGTCTGCCGGGAACGCTGGTTCCATGAGTGCATTCACAACAATCTGCTGGCCGCCGGGGGCACCTTTGTCACGAAACGCGCGCATCAGGAATACGTGCAGGAGACGTTTCCGTTCCAGCGCGTCGACTGCTACCTGAACACGTTCCAGGTCCGGCAATGTTCGGCGTACCTGCTGTTCCGTTTCTGCGTGGATGGACGGCCTGTGTCGCACGGATATCAGCAGATTCTGTTTGCCGGAATGGACAAACGGATCCGGCGTTTCCCGGAAGGAATCATCGAACGGGTCAAGGAATATGAAGTGATCCTGCCGTCCGTCACGAACTAG
- a CDS encoding sensor histidine kinase translates to MYSTLPAFVSALFLGFGVYVLLTEGVTRLSTPFALMCMATFAWQGTWAFLFQTTSPETAGILVKAGYFFILFLPTTFYHFVTELVERRDERPLLTASYALCVILAVLLITSDEVVAGFGVHFFGDYPLAGRLHPVHVMQTVLLAARSGWLLIVSRRQARARHRRRLLGLCLVSLCLYSLAAGDYAVNYGYVFYPPGVIFIAISLGILAITIVRHGLMRQYFLAATVAQEVAMPLEVIGMHADELGNALPELLRGYQLAVRHQLLVNGLYPGQSERLPTLTRAIRRQIDSTSTVVEMSLASFTLDRLDRRSFGPQSIRHCVESALERYPFLPGERGRVSVIPIDPQLRFSGTDSLFAFVIFNLLKNALYAIESSGSGSITISAGRDGGFCVVHFNDTGPGIAADVLPHIFDPFYSTRPHGHAGGMGLDFCRRVCDAFGGTISCASTPGVLTTFTLRLPEPGSAADRAVHDPPARARRSRAGQGGID, encoded by the coding sequence ATGTATTCGACCTTGCCAGCGTTCGTATCCGCGCTGTTCCTGGGCTTCGGTGTCTACGTCCTGCTGACTGAAGGCGTGACGCGTCTGTCGACGCCATTCGCGTTGATGTGCATGGCGACCTTCGCGTGGCAGGGCACGTGGGCGTTCCTGTTTCAGACCACGAGCCCCGAAACGGCCGGCATACTGGTCAAGGCAGGCTATTTCTTCATCCTGTTCCTGCCAACAACCTTCTATCACTTCGTGACCGAGCTCGTCGAACGGCGCGACGAGCGGCCTCTACTGACGGCGTCGTATGCGCTGTGCGTGATCCTCGCGGTGTTGCTGATCACGAGCGACGAGGTGGTAGCCGGTTTCGGCGTGCATTTCTTCGGCGATTATCCGCTTGCCGGGCGCTTGCACCCGGTGCACGTGATGCAGACCGTGTTGCTCGCCGCTCGCAGCGGATGGCTGCTGATCGTATCGAGGCGTCAGGCGCGTGCCCGTCACAGACGGCGCTTGCTGGGCCTTTGTCTCGTGAGCCTGTGCCTCTATTCTTTAGCGGCGGGCGACTATGCCGTCAACTACGGCTATGTGTTCTATCCGCCCGGCGTCATCTTCATTGCCATTAGTCTGGGCATTCTCGCCATCACCATTGTCCGGCATGGGCTGATGCGGCAGTACTTTCTCGCCGCGACGGTCGCGCAAGAAGTCGCGATGCCGCTCGAAGTGATCGGCATGCATGCCGATGAACTCGGCAACGCGTTGCCGGAATTGCTACGCGGATATCAGCTTGCCGTGCGGCACCAGTTGCTCGTCAACGGGCTGTATCCCGGACAGTCCGAGCGGCTGCCGACCCTTACCCGCGCGATTCGCCGTCAGATCGACAGCACGAGTACCGTGGTCGAGATGTCGCTTGCTTCGTTCACACTGGACCGGCTTGATCGCCGCAGCTTCGGCCCGCAGTCGATCAGGCACTGCGTCGAATCGGCGCTGGAGCGCTATCCGTTCCTGCCGGGCGAGCGCGGTCGCGTCTCCGTCATCCCGATCGACCCGCAGTTGCGATTCTCGGGCACGGATTCGCTGTTCGCGTTCGTCATCTTCAACCTGTTGAAAAATGCGCTGTACGCGATCGAGTCGAGCGGCTCGGGCAGCATCACGATCAGCGCGGGGCGCGACGGCGGTTTTTGCGTCGTTCACTTCAACGATACCGGTCCGGGTATCGCAGCCGACGTGCTGCCGCATATCTTCGATCCGTTCTATTCGACCAGGCCGCACGGACACGCAGGCGGCATGGGGCTCGATTTCTGCAGGCGAGTGTGCGACGCGTTCGGCGGCACGATCTCGTGTGCATCGACACCGGGCGTGCTCACCACGTTCACGCTCAGATTGCCGGAGCCGGGTTCGGCGGCGGACCGCGCAGTGCACGATCCGCCGGCGCGGGCCCGGCGCTCGCGCGCCGGGCAGGGTGGAATCGACTAG